In Acidobacteriota bacterium, the sequence CCCGCTTGCCGGGTGGGCGCTTCTTTGTTTAATCCCCCCGGCCCGGCCCGGGGGGCGGCCCCCGGGGGGGGCGCCGCCCGCGCGGGGGCCCGGGGCGGCGGCCCGCGGCCGGCCCGCGGCGCCGCCCGCTGGACGCGACGGCAAGCTGGTGTAGAGCACTTCACCGCCCCGCGTCGCCAGGTGAATCTCGCCGATGGGGGTAGAGCCCACGATGCGCCGTAACCGCCCGTCGATCTCCTCGGCTGACCACCCCGCCGCTTCGGCCGCCGCGACGAAGCACTCCGCGAGCGTGGCCTGCACGATCATCTGCTGGCCCAGGAGCCCCTCGAACACGCTCCGGACCTCGGCGTACTCGCTGGTGCGGGCGCTGGCCAGCAGATCCGGCTCGCTGAAGGCGGCCAGCACGGCGGTCATGACCGGCGAGGTGTAGACCCCGCCCTGCAGCGCCTGCTCCTCGAAAGCCAGCGCGTTGCCCACCTGCACGATGCGCCGCCGGTCCACCCCGGCGACGCCGACGTACTTGAAGACCTCGTTGTCGATCTCGCGCACCTGGGCGCCCTGGGCGACCACATCGTCGCTCCGCGGGTCCGACGACAGCAGGGGGTGGAACGCGGAGGCCTGCGGCTGCACCGACGGATCGGGACTGAATCGGAAGGGCACGGGCGCTCCATCCGCGTCGCGCACGGTAGTGATGTAGGCGAGGCCCTCTCCGTCCGTTATCCAGCACTCGTCGAGCACGGTCGTCGCTACCACTTCCGTCAACGTCTCGATCACCCGCTCGGCGCCGTGCCCGGCGGCCTCCGCCGCGGCCACCAGATGCGCGGCGATGCGGGCCTGTCCCGTCATCTGGTCGTCGAGCATCGCGTCCAGAGAGCGCGCCACGTCGGCCAGCGAGATGTCGCCCATACCACCAAGCCTCCCCTCAGACGCCGCGATACGCCACTTGCAGCGCGGCGATGTCCAGCTTCCGCATCTCCATCATCGCCGACTGCGCCCGGCCGGCGGCCTCCCTGTCTTCGGCGTTGAGCATGCGGACCAGGGCCTCGGGCACGATCTGCCACGACACGCCGAAGCGGTCGACGAGCCATCCGCACTGGCTCTCCTGACCGCCGTCCGCGGTCAATGCCGCCCACAAGCGGTCGGTCTCTTCCTGGTCCTTCGTCAGCACCGAGATGGATGCGGCTGGAGTGAGGGCGTAGTGCGGCCCGCCGTTCAGGATCATGTACGGCGCGCCGGCCAGGGTGAACTCCACGACCAGGGCGGGGGCGTCGGAGCTCGGCCGGGAGACGGCGTCGATCGCGCTGTCCGGCAGCAGCGAGACGTAGAACTCTGCCGCTTCCTGGCCCCCGCCGTCGAACCACAGGCACGTGCGGACCTTCGCCTTGAATCCCATGAGGCAGCCGCGGCACCGCGCCGCTCACGCTCAGTGTACGGGTGACCGATCGGCGTGTCGAGCGCCCGCGTGTTTCCTGGAATGGAACCTGACACCTGCCGCAGGTTGGCCCGCGGACCCGGCACCCGGTCGCTTGACGCTGTTCCATGGAGTAGTTACGCTATAGGTAACTAAATGAGCTGCGTTTGGACATCTTCTTCAAGACCCGCAAGCTCGCGAGGGTCTTCAACTCGGAACGTGAGCTCCGAAAGCAGTATGGCGACCGTATGGCGAGGACGATCGCGATCCGCCTGGCGGTCATGAAGCACGCTCGCACGTTGTCGATGGTTCCGGTGACTCCGCCAGACAGAAGGCACCGCCTCGCCGGCAAGCGGAAGGAGCAGTACGCAGTGGACCTCGTCCATCCGTATCGGCTGGTGTTCGAGCCGCGACGCGGTTCCGCCGGCGCCCGCGACGCTGCGGACCGCGACACGGCTGGCGTGACCGCGATAACGATCGTCGAAGTAGTCGACTACCACTAGAGAGGGGAGCAGGACATGGCGACGGCGACCAGCCAGTACGAGCCGGACTACGCCGTTCCGCCCGGCTGGGTGCTGAAGGACCGTCTCGACGCCCAGGGCATGACGCCCGCCGAGCTCGCTCGACGGTGCGGGCGTTCGGCGAAGCTCATCAGCGAGATCGTCGCCGGGAAGGCGCCCATCGAGCCGCGGACCGCCCTTCAGTTCGAGAAGGTGCTCGGCGTCGATGCCGAGATCTGGCTCGGCATCGAGACGGACTACCGGCTGCAACGAACGCGCGCGGCCGAGGCCCGCGCGGCGCTGGCCGACGCCGCGTGGGCCAGGTCCTTCCCGGTCCGCGAGCTGGCGAAGCGGGGCTTCAAGCCGTCGCTCGGTGAGAATCCGGTCTCAGCGCTGCTGTCGTTTTTCGGCGTGGCTTCGGTAGAGGCCTGGCACGTCAAGTACGGCGAGCCGAGCGTGGCCTATCGCCATTCCCCGAGCTTCTCGAGCGACACGTTCGCCCTGGCCGCGTGGCTTCGACTTGCGGAGCACGATGCCTCCGTCCAACGATGCGCCCGCTACGAGGAATCCGCCTTCAGGATCGTGTTGAAGCAAGTGCGCCTGTTGACCCGCGCACCGGTGCTGGAATCGATCCAGGAGGCGAGACGGCTGTGCAATGGCGCAGGCGTTGCCCTTTCGCTGGTCGAGCCTCTGTCGAAGGCCCG encodes:
- a CDS encoding killer suppression protein HigA, whose amino-acid sequence is MARTIAIRLAVMKHARTLSMVPVTPPDRRHRLAGKRKEQYAVDLVHPYRLVFEPRRGSAGARDAADRDTAGVTAITIVEVVDYH
- a CDS encoding ImmA/IrrE family metallo-endopeptidase — its product is MATATSQYEPDYAVPPGWVLKDRLDAQGMTPAELARRCGRSAKLISEIVAGKAPIEPRTALQFEKVLGVDAEIWLGIETDYRLQRTRAAEARAALADAAWARSFPVRELAKRGFKPSLGENPVSALLSFFGVASVEAWHVKYGEPSVAYRHSPSFSSDTFALAAWLRLAEHDASVQRCARYEESAFRIVLKQVRLLTRAPVLESIQEARRLCNGAGVALSLVEPLSKARLSGAAWWLSAHRPVIALSARHKTDDHLWFSLFHEAAHILLHSKKSVFVDGADGGGNDIEAEANAWASNVLVPRADWRGFVQLGTYTRGAVLRFAEEQGIAPGIVVGSLQHEGLLPWSHLNRLKVRLRWTAR
- a CDS encoding VOC family protein — encoded protein: MGFKAKVRTCLWFDGGGQEAAEFYVSLLPDSAIDAVSRPSSDAPALVVEFTLAGAPYMILNGGPHYALTPAASISVLTKDQEETDRLWAALTADGGQESQCGWLVDRFGVSWQIVPEALVRMLNAEDREAAGRAQSAMMEMRKLDIAALQVAYRGV